A genome region from Paenibacillus thermoaerophilus includes the following:
- a CDS encoding MarR family winged helix-turn-helix transcriptional regulator: MNSMNQEERIRFQELFASFREVHQAYYQAMQYMTQKIGMTPIQFLTLRILSEKPFIGLSEFAQLIRATNSTASGIIDRMVKNGLVSRETPATDRRSVVLSLTPKGEEVWHQVNEMRMDHLSPILEITPEEHQQLIRIHGKIVSILQKIRDRNTGSES; this comes from the coding sequence ATGAACTCTATGAATCAAGAAGAGCGCATTCGCTTTCAGGAGTTGTTTGCCTCCTTTCGGGAAGTCCATCAGGCGTATTATCAGGCCATGCAGTACATGACGCAAAAAATAGGGATGACGCCCATTCAATTTTTGACCTTGCGCATCCTGTCGGAGAAACCTTTTATCGGGTTAAGCGAGTTTGCCCAGTTGATCCGCGCCACCAACAGCACGGCGAGCGGCATTATCGACCGGATGGTGAAAAACGGCTTGGTTTCGAGGGAAACGCCAGCCACGGACCGTCGCTCGGTCGTCCTGTCGCTAACGCCGAAAGGAGAAGAAGTGTGGCATCAGGTCAACGAGATGCGGATGGATCACTTGTCGCCCATCTTGGAGATCACGCCGGAGGAACATCAACAGTTGATCCGGATTCACGGCAAAATCGTCTCGATCCTTCAGAAAATAAGAGACCGGAACACGGGCAGCGAATCATGA